The Cervus elaphus chromosome 12, mCerEla1.1, whole genome shotgun sequence genome includes a region encoding these proteins:
- the GTF2A1 gene encoding transcription initiation factor IIA subunit 1 isoform X2 gives MELKTLWENKLMQSRAVDGFHSEEQQLLLQVQQQHQPQQQQHHHHHHHQQAQPQQTVPQQAQAQQVLIPASQQAAAPQVIVPDSKLIQHMNASNMSAAATAATLALPAGVTPVQQILTNSGQLLQVVRAANGAQYIFQPQQSVVLQQQVIPQMQPGGVQAPVIQQVLAPLPGGISPQTGVIIQPQQILFTGNKTQVIPTTVAAPTPAQAQITATGQQQPQAQPAQQQAPLVLQVDGTGDTSSEEDEDEEEDYDDDEEEDKEKDGAEDGQVEEEPLNSEDDVSDEEGQELFDTENVVVCQYDKIHRSKNKWKFHLKDGIMNLNGRDYIFSKAIGDAEW, from the exons TTATGGGAGAATAAACTAATGCAGTCTAGGGCTGTAGATGGATTTCATTCAGAAGAGCAGCAGCTTTTATTGCAAGTTCAACAGCAACATcagccccagcagcagcagcatcaccaccatcaccaccatcagcaaGCTCAGCCTCAGCAGACAGTACCTCAGCAAGCGCAGGCCCAGCAGGTCCTTATTCCTGCATCCCAGCAAG CTGCAGCACCTCAAGTTATTGTTCCTGATTCTAAGCTGATACAACATATGAATGCATCAAACATG aGTGCTGCTGCTACAGCTGCAACCTTGGCACTCCCTGCTGGTGTGACTCCTGTTCAACAGATATTAACAAATTCAG GCCAGCTTCTGCAAGTGGTCAGAGCAGCCAATGGTGCCCAGTATATCTTTCAGCCTCAGCAGTCAGTGGTTCTGCAGCAACAGGTTATACCGCAAATGCAGCCTGGTGGAGTGCAGGCTCCTGTGATACAGCAG gTCTTGGCCCCTCTTCCTGGAGGGATTTCACCACAAACAGGTGTCATCATCCAGCCCCAGCAAATCTTATTTACAGGAAATAAGACTCAAGTTATACCTACAACAGTGGCAGCACCTACACCAGCACAAGCACAGATAACTGCCACTggccagcagcagccacaggcccAGCCTGCTCAGCAGCAGGCTCCGTTGGTGTTGCAAGTTGATGGAACTGGGGATACGTCAtctgaagaagatgaagatgaagaaGAAGACTATGATGACGATGAGGAGGAGGACAAAGAGAAAGACGGAGCTGAAGACGGGCAagtggaagag gAACCCCTCAATAGTGAAGATGATGTGAGTGATGAGGAAGGACAGGAACTCTTTGATACAGAAAATGTTGTTGTGTGCCAGTATGATAAG atacacagaagtaaaaacaaatggaaatttcATCTCAAGGATGGCATTATGAATCTTAATGGAAGAGATTATATATTTTCCAAAGCCATTGGGGATGCAGAATGGTGA